In Caldicellulosiruptor obsidiansis OB47, a single window of DNA contains:
- a CDS encoding sugar ABC transporter substrate-binding protein, which produces MKKVLKFKVVMITLTIVIILIALFLSAYIHFLKKISINRPPKIGFAMSTLKEERWFFDRKYLIDTAKKKGFEVEWTNANENDMTQYQQVKYLLAKGIDLLIIVPSSYDSAKNAIELANQKNIPVICYDRIALDANIDAYVGFNNKKIGEIMAKYLLKQSPSGNYVFILGNPRDYNTYQIREGYRRILGSYINSGKINILLEDYCYKWKKEYAYEYVAKLLQAGKRIDAILAQNDSLAEGAISALAEKRLAGKVPVVGQDAELSACRRIVNGYQLMTVYKPIKKLSDLTIEIAEKIIKKDKLPYTKNFVNNGYKMVPAYLVEPVAVTKNNINLIIKDNYHSYEEIFGK; this is translated from the coding sequence ATGAAAAAAGTATTAAAGTTTAAAGTAGTCATGATAACACTCACTATTGTTATAATACTTATCGCTCTTTTTTTGTCTGCTTATATTCACTTTTTAAAAAAGATTAGTATTAACCGGCCGCCCAAAATTGGATTTGCAATGAGTACACTAAAAGAAGAAAGATGGTTTTTTGATAGAAAATATCTCATTGATACTGCAAAAAAGAAAGGTTTTGAAGTAGAATGGACCAATGCAAACGAAAATGATATGACCCAGTATCAGCAGGTTAAATACCTTCTTGCAAAAGGTATAGACTTACTTATCATAGTTCCCAGCAGTTACGACTCTGCAAAAAATGCAATTGAACTTGCAAACCAGAAAAACATCCCCGTTATATGCTACGACCGAATAGCCTTAGATGCAAACATAGATGCCTATGTAGGATTTAATAATAAAAAGATCGGCGAAATTATGGCAAAATACCTGCTTAAACAGTCACCTTCCGGTAACTATGTTTTTATCTTGGGAAATCCCAGAGACTATAATACTTATCAAATAAGAGAAGGATATAGAAGAATTTTAGGATCATATATAAACTCCGGCAAAATCAATATTCTTCTTGAAGATTACTGTTATAAATGGAAAAAAGAATATGCATATGAATATGTTGCAAAACTTCTTCAGGCAGGAAAGCGTATTGACGCAATTTTGGCACAAAATGATTCCTTAGCAGAAGGAGCTATTTCTGCTTTAGCTGAAAAAAGACTTGCAGGCAAAGTTCCAGTTGTTGGGCAGGATGCTGAGCTTAGCGCTTGCAGAAGGATTGTAAATGGATATCAGCTCATGACAGTATACAAACCAATCAAAAAGCTATCTGATCTTACAATAGAAATTGCTGAAAAGATTATTAAAAAAGATAAATTACCTTATACTAAGAATTTTGTTAATAACGGGTATAAAATGGTTCCGGCATATTTGGTTGAGCCTGTTGCTGTTACAAAAAATAACATAAATCTTATTATCAAAGATAATTATCATTCATATGAAGAGATATTCGGAAAATAA
- a CDS encoding methyl-accepting chemotaxis protein, which yields MQKNIIANLVVTSEMFSGAYILTNRQTSLMFPPLVLDYFDFQKIENSKWYKTIMDSAGYVLIDSHRENFDEVAENNNSQIPAYACSIGFQFRDLKTNQIKGVMLLDIKEEWLREKLQSTELSKQGVTTIGLLAGGKIVLPLDWENKMNQKLKPNERLVQKVLSQVEAGKKGGAFETVYQQKPYLITFSKTQYFDWTVVGMIPVSAIVKSARSMESVIILLTVVFTLIAIVFGIIFALKIVKDIEKITDVMAIAEKGDLTNTINIRRSDEIGSLSRSFNNMTKNIKKLIEKGVNLTQQVTSSITSLTTIASETSAASNEIARAIQEIAEGAGNQAKEATNVSEIVSQFGQKIEAIVYSIEQINKLSKDVFELSEDGSDAVKSLDKATVDTVNITDSMIRTINQLTDYSKSIGKIINLLGSISEQTKLLALNASIEAAKAGEAGRGFAVVASEIRKLADMSKESTREVDEIIKKIINQTKEAQEIADKVELVINNQNTAVETVTGAFGKIKSAIEELFEKVESINKLILSIDKEKTSIIESIENISAISQETAASTQEVSASTEEQLAAIEELKAMIERLNILAQDLYQAMQVFKV from the coding sequence ATGCAAAAAAATATTATTGCAAATCTTGTAGTTACATCTGAAATGTTCTCTGGTGCGTACATATTAACAAATAGACAAACTTCATTGATGTTTCCACCTTTAGTTTTAGATTATTTTGATTTTCAGAAAATAGAAAATTCAAAATGGTACAAAACGATTATGGATTCGGCAGGATATGTTTTGATTGATTCTCATAGAGAAAACTTTGATGAGGTTGCTGAAAATAACAACAGTCAGATTCCTGCTTATGCATGTTCAATTGGATTTCAATTTAGAGATTTGAAAACTAACCAGATAAAAGGCGTAATGCTTTTGGATATAAAGGAAGAGTGGCTAAGAGAAAAGCTTCAATCTACAGAACTCTCAAAGCAAGGCGTCACAACTATAGGTCTTTTAGCTGGTGGCAAGATAGTGCTTCCATTAGATTGGGAAAACAAAATGAATCAAAAGCTAAAACCAAACGAAAGACTTGTACAAAAAGTTTTATCTCAGGTTGAGGCTGGCAAAAAAGGAGGGGCTTTTGAAACAGTTTATCAGCAAAAACCATATCTTATAACTTTTTCAAAAACTCAGTATTTTGACTGGACTGTAGTGGGTATGATACCGGTTAGTGCAATAGTAAAAAGTGCACGCAGTATGGAAAGCGTAATTATATTACTTACAGTTGTATTTACATTAATTGCTATTGTGTTTGGCATCATCTTTGCTCTAAAAATAGTAAAGGATATTGAAAAAATAACCGATGTTATGGCGATAGCAGAAAAAGGCGACTTAACAAATACCATTAATATAAGGCGCAGTGATGAGATAGGGAGTCTTTCACGAAGCTTTAACAATATGACCAAGAACATTAAAAAACTTATAGAAAAGGGTGTAAATTTGACACAGCAGGTAACATCCTCAATAACTTCCCTGACAACAATAGCAAGTGAAACGTCGGCTGCTTCAAACGAAATAGCACGAGCAATTCAAGAGATCGCTGAGGGTGCAGGCAATCAGGCAAAAGAAGCTACAAATGTTTCTGAAATAGTATCACAGTTTGGTCAGAAAATAGAAGCTATTGTTTATTCAATAGAACAAATAAATAAACTTTCAAAAGATGTATTTGAGCTTTCAGAAGATGGCTCCGATGCTGTAAAAAGCTTAGATAAAGCAACTGTTGACACTGTAAATATTACAGATTCAATGATAAGAACAATAAATCAATTGACCGATTATTCAAAATCAATTGGGAAAATAATTAATCTTCTTGGTAGCATATCTGAGCAGACAAAACTGCTTGCACTTAATGCATCAATAGAGGCAGCAAAGGCGGGTGAGGCAGGAAGAGGCTTTGCAGTTGTTGCGAGCGAAATTCGCAAACTTGCTGATATGTCAAAAGAATCAACGCGCGAGGTTGATGAGATAATAAAGAAAATAATAAATCAAACAAAAGAAGCACAGGAGATAGCAGACAAAGTGGAACTTGTTATAAATAATCAAAACACAGCTGTTGAGACTGTCACAGGTGCGTTTGGTAAAATAAAGTCTGCAATTGAAGAATTATTCGAAAAAGTAGAAAGTATAAATAAATTAATCTTATCAATAGACAAAGAGAAAACATCTATAATTGAAAGTATAGAAAATATTTCAGCTATTTCTCAAGAAACTGCAGCCTCAACCCAAGAAGTTTCAGCATCAACTGAAGAACAATTAGCTGCAATTGAAGAACTAAAAGCCATGATTGAAAGACTAAATATTTTAGCCCAAGACCTGTATCAGGCAATGCAGGTGTTTAAGGTTTGA
- a CDS encoding substrate-binding domain-containing protein, protein MTSTKNFILKYFIITVFILLALILVWLSASDFLIIRKMGNLNNFSQNNYINCAVILPKNEMYWKEFLGEFEQFAQAQKVLSETIFYESEQEEVFGLKLALFSKFDFVIICDLFATKEIKSLIDQLKMQKIKVISILSSKNKDLFDTTLGFDYFQKGRVVASNIETTAKKKNLDKLKIAVITNTINKSISDTLEVEGIKSYLKEKGIAFSVDLFSIEYGNAISEKLLNNIITAQQYNCYYTTEELETFAFIDSFVKSPKDSNFIFIGAGDDSRLLRYRDEGLIDRLVMPNYDELAIRSILIMKDFEKLSSKGEFIPISIIVK, encoded by the coding sequence ATGACCTCAACAAAAAATTTCATATTGAAATACTTTATAATCACAGTTTTTATTTTACTCGCGCTTATTCTGGTGTGGCTGTCTGCAAGTGATTTTCTAATCATTCGTAAAATGGGCAATTTAAATAACTTTTCACAAAACAATTATATAAACTGCGCCGTTATATTGCCTAAAAATGAAATGTATTGGAAAGAATTTTTAGGTGAGTTTGAACAATTTGCTCAGGCACAAAAGGTTTTATCAGAAACAATCTTTTATGAATCTGAACAGGAGGAGGTTTTTGGGTTAAAACTGGCTCTTTTTTCAAAGTTTGATTTTGTCATTATCTGTGATCTTTTTGCCACCAAGGAGATTAAATCTTTAATTGACCAGCTGAAAATGCAAAAAATTAAAGTGATATCTATCTTAAGCAGCAAAAACAAAGACCTTTTTGATACTACGCTGGGTTTTGATTACTTTCAAAAAGGCAGAGTTGTTGCAAGCAACATCGAAACTACAGCAAAAAAGAAAAATTTAGATAAGCTCAAAATTGCAGTCATAACAAATACAATTAACAAAAGTATATCTGATACGCTTGAAGTTGAAGGTATAAAAAGCTATTTAAAAGAAAAAGGAATAGCTTTTTCTGTAGATTTATTTTCAATAGAATATGGAAATGCCATCTCAGAGAAACTTTTAAATAACATAATAACTGCTCAGCAATACAACTGTTATTATACAACAGAAGAGCTTGAGACATTTGCATTTATTGATAGTTTTGTTAAATCTCCTAAAGACTCAAACTTTATTTTTATTGGAGCAGGGGATGATTCCCGGCTTTTAAGATACAGAGATGAAGGACTTATTGATAGGCTTGTTATGCCAAATTACGATGAACTTGCAATTAGATCTATTTTGATTATGAAAGACTTTGAAAAGCTATCTTCTAAAGGAGAATTTATTCCTATATCTATAATTGTTAAGTAG
- the xylF gene encoding D-xylose ABC transporter substrate-binding protein — protein MKKSLLRIVSIVVAVAFIIGIGFAVVPKYAKAKTSKQIKIGLSLATLQEERWHKDRDEFVKAAQKLGAKVLVQAANMDDVKQKEQCENLISQGIDVLVIVPNNAEVFTSIIDEAHKAGVKVISYDRLIKNANVDLYVSFDNVKVGELQGKYLTSKVPKGNYFVFRGAPTDNNATLFYQGAMKYIQPLVKSGKVKVLFDQPVKDWKPEEALRLCENALTAAKNNVQGILAPNDGTAGGIIQALKAQGLAGKVVVTGQDADLAAVKRIVEGTQTMTVFKDVRLLAKKAAEVAVELAKGKKVSQLKDVNGKVYNGKFNVPSILLTPVAVDKSNIDKVLIQSGWFTKEQVYGKK, from the coding sequence ATGAAAAAGTCACTACTAAGAATTGTTTCCATTGTTGTTGCGGTAGCTTTCATAATTGGTATAGGCTTTGCAGTTGTTCCAAAGTATGCAAAAGCAAAAACTTCAAAACAGATTAAAATTGGTTTATCTCTTGCAACATTGCAGGAGGAAAGATGGCACAAAGACAGAGACGAGTTTGTAAAAGCAGCTCAAAAGCTTGGTGCAAAAGTTTTAGTACAAGCTGCTAACATGGACGATGTCAAGCAAAAAGAACAATGCGAAAATCTTATCAGCCAGGGTATAGATGTTCTGGTTATAGTTCCAAACAACGCAGAAGTTTTTACATCTATCATTGATGAAGCTCATAAAGCTGGCGTAAAAGTTATATCATACGACAGATTAATCAAAAATGCTAATGTTGACCTTTATGTTTCATTTGACAATGTAAAAGTTGGTGAGCTTCAGGGCAAATACTTGACATCGAAGGTTCCAAAGGGGAACTATTTCGTGTTCAGAGGTGCTCCTACAGACAACAATGCAACACTCTTTTACCAAGGTGCTATGAAGTACATCCAACCACTTGTAAAGAGCGGCAAAGTAAAAGTTCTCTTTGACCAGCCAGTAAAAGACTGGAAACCAGAAGAAGCATTGAGACTTTGTGAAAATGCACTCACTGCAGCAAAAAATAATGTCCAAGGAATCTTAGCACCAAATGATGGAACGGCAGGTGGAATTATTCAAGCTCTCAAAGCTCAGGGACTTGCTGGAAAAGTTGTTGTAACAGGTCAAGATGCTGACCTTGCAGCAGTTAAGAGAATCGTTGAAGGAACACAGACAATGACAGTGTTCAAAGATGTAAGACTTCTTGCTAAAAAAGCAGCAGAGGTTGCAGTTGAGCTTGCAAAAGGCAAGAAAGTTTCTCAGCTCAAAGATGTAAACGGCAAAGTTTACAATGGAAAATTCAATGTTCCATCAATACTTTTAACACCTGTTGCAGTTGATAAGTCCAATATCGATAAGGTATTAATCCAGAGTGGTTGGTTTACAAAAGAACAGGTTTATGGGAAGAAATAA
- a CDS encoding response regulator transcription factor → MKKILICDDESIVIESISHILRKNFSEQMTIDEAYDGEEALQKLMFENYHIVFIDIQMPDMSGIEVMEEIRKTKKEPFPLFIIISAHDKFEYARKSVELGAFSYILKPYLVSDIVNITKKAFEEIDNILSKQKEEMEKKRKIKAMQSLIENGLLFFILNNKLFSDLNLRQIEQFLEIQSLQYGIIAIVRLEQENTLNNIDILNDLKTEIKSAFSNKCVVSFLSPSSLLCIFSAENETYKDVLKDKLQKIIKAKTDAEIQIGLSSLCNLYDDFEEAFYESYSNIISDDNQDVTDLYVEIEIMEKRLLNSLLKTTNIIQKQQQISELIKKYITAYGINQARYKVILFVIQLLIEINIKESAKAIHVMEKFLKDIITIDNENELTQKSSEIIQIIISEAAIQKKTYSSSNIVSQAIEYIKNNFKRNISLEEMSQVLNISPYYFSKIFKKSVGINFKEYLIKMKIEHAQKLLIETNMPIKEIAYEVGFDDPNYFIKAFKKYTGSTPASVRNRNK, encoded by the coding sequence ATGAAAAAAATTCTTATCTGTGATGATGAGTCTATAGTAATTGAATCAATTTCGCATATATTGAGAAAAAATTTTTCTGAGCAGATGACTATTGATGAAGCTTATGATGGAGAAGAAGCACTGCAAAAACTAATGTTTGAAAATTACCACATAGTTTTTATAGATATTCAAATGCCTGACATGAGTGGAATAGAAGTTATGGAAGAAATTCGAAAAACAAAAAAAGAACCTTTTCCTCTTTTTATAATAATTTCAGCACATGATAAATTTGAATATGCCAGAAAATCGGTTGAACTTGGTGCATTTTCTTATATTCTAAAACCATACCTGGTATCTGATATTGTAAACATAACAAAAAAAGCTTTTGAAGAAATTGATAATATCCTATCTAAGCAAAAGGAGGAAATGGAGAAAAAAAGAAAAATCAAGGCTATGCAATCTTTAATAGAAAATGGACTTTTGTTTTTTATTTTGAACAACAAACTTTTTTCTGACCTTAACCTAAGGCAAATAGAGCAGTTTCTCGAAATTCAGAGCCTTCAGTATGGCATTATTGCAATTGTGAGGTTAGAGCAGGAAAATACATTAAATAATATAGACATTTTAAATGATCTTAAAACTGAAATTAAATCAGCTTTTTCAAATAAATGCGTTGTCTCTTTTTTATCCCCAAGCTCACTCCTATGTATATTCTCAGCTGAAAATGAGACCTATAAAGATGTTTTAAAAGACAAACTACAGAAGATAATCAAAGCCAAAACAGATGCCGAAATACAGATAGGTTTGAGCAGTTTATGCAACCTTTATGATGATTTTGAAGAAGCATTTTACGAAAGCTATAGCAATATAATTTCTGATGATAACCAAGATGTAACAGATTTGTACGTTGAAATAGAGATAATGGAAAAAAGACTTTTAAACTCGCTTTTAAAAACTACTAACATTATTCAAAAACAACAGCAGATTTCAGAACTTATAAAAAAATATATTACGGCATATGGAATCAATCAGGCAAGATACAAAGTAATTCTTTTTGTAATCCAGTTATTAATTGAAATTAACATTAAAGAAAGTGCAAAAGCTATACATGTAATGGAAAAATTTTTGAAAGATATTATTACAATCGACAATGAAAATGAGTTAACTCAAAAGTCATCCGAAATAATTCAGATAATTATCAGCGAAGCAGCAATACAAAAGAAAACATACAGTTCAAGTAACATAGTTTCACAAGCAATTGAATATATCAAAAACAATTTTAAAAGAAATATCTCTTTAGAAGAGATGAGCCAAGTATTGAATATAAGCCCTTACTATTTCAGTAAAATTTTTAAAAAGTCGGTTGGTATAAATTTTAAAGAATACCTGATAAAAATGAAAATAGAGCATGCACAAAAGCTTTTAATAGAGACAAATATGCCAATAAAAGAAATAGCCTATGAAGTTGGATTTGATGACCCTAATTACTTTATCAAAGCATTTAAAAAATATACAGGTTCAACACCTGCTTCGGTAAGAAACAGAAATAAATAA
- a CDS encoding sugar ABC transporter permease: MNLKKNLRTYTLIIAILLIWTIFTILTDGNFLTPRNLSMLARQMAITALVAIGMVFVIVAGHIDLSVGSVVGFTGAIAGVLQVWHGWSTPATVLAVIVIGILIGIWQGYWIAYRGVPAFIVTLAGMLIFRGGVLLASKGITISPFKESFTFIGQGYLNKALSIVFGAVLIVGYLLLTINQRNRRKKYNLEVLPMGLEIAKAAVVIALIAAFTGVMISYEGISIPVLILVIFTILLTFISQNTTFGKYVYAIGGNKEAASLSGINIKNITMKIFILMGFLSALAGIVLTSRLDAATSGAGTNMELDAIAAAILGGTSTLGGEGTVPGAIIGALIMASIDNGMSLLNMEYSYQLIVKGLVLVFAVWLDIMSRKKA; encoded by the coding sequence ATGAATTTGAAAAAGAACTTGCGTACTTACACTCTTATCATTGCCATACTTCTTATCTGGACCATATTTACAATACTTACTGATGGAAATTTTTTGACCCCAAGAAATCTTTCAATGCTTGCAAGACAGATGGCGATCACCGCACTTGTTGCAATAGGAATGGTATTTGTCATTGTTGCAGGACACATTGACCTGTCAGTTGGTTCTGTTGTTGGATTTACAGGAGCAATTGCAGGTGTATTGCAAGTATGGCATGGCTGGTCAACACCAGCAACAGTTCTTGCAGTAATTGTGATAGGCATATTGATTGGTATCTGGCAGGGGTATTGGATAGCATACAGAGGTGTTCCAGCATTTATTGTTACTCTGGCAGGAATGCTAATATTCAGAGGTGGCGTGCTTTTAGCAAGCAAGGGTATCACTATCTCACCCTTTAAGGAGAGTTTTACATTTATCGGTCAAGGATATTTAAATAAAGCTTTGAGCATTGTGTTTGGAGCTGTTTTAATTGTTGGATACTTGCTTTTGACAATTAATCAAAGAAATAGAAGAAAGAAATATAACCTGGAAGTATTGCCGATGGGCTTAGAGATTGCAAAAGCAGCTGTTGTAATTGCATTGATAGCAGCATTTACAGGTGTTATGATAAGCTATGAAGGTATATCAATTCCTGTTCTCATATTAGTTATATTTACTATACTACTGACTTTTATTTCACAAAACACAACATTTGGTAAATATGTTTATGCGATAGGAGGAAACAAAGAAGCTGCAAGCCTTTCTGGTATAAATATTAAAAATATTACAATGAAGATTTTTATCCTGATGGGATTTTTATCTGCTTTGGCAGGAATTGTATTAACATCAAGACTTGACGCTGCAACCTCCGGTGCGGGAACAAACATGGAACTTGATGCAATTGCTGCTGCAATACTTGGTGGCACAAGCACGCTTGGTGGTGAAGGAACAGTTCCGGGTGCCATCATTGGTGCTTTAATTATGGCAAGTATCGACAACGGTATGAGTCTTTTGAATATGGAGTATTCATACCAGCTTATTGTAAAAGGTCTTGTCCTTGTATTTGCAGTATGGCTTGATATTATGTCAAGAAAGAAAGCATAA
- a CDS encoding xylose ABC transporter ATP-binding protein produces the protein MSEYILEMVHITKEFPGVKALDDVTFKVKKGEIHALVGENGAGKSTLMKILSGVYPYGTYSGDIFIEGKKQHFRNIKDSEHAGVAIIYQELTLVKGMTVGENIFLGREPVVNGIINWNKVYADSKKLFEKLNIEIDVYEKVENLGIGQQQMVEIAKAISKDSKILILDEPTAALTESETKQLFRILKDLKNHGVTCIYISHRLEEIFEIADTVTVLRDGKTISTDPISALTEDEIIRRMVGRELTQRFPKVPHKAKRTIMEVRNFSVYDKDNPEKKIIDNVSFEIKEGEILGISGLMGAGRTELFMSIFGAYPGRKEGEIWLDGKKIEINNPREAIEHGICYLSEDRKRYGLVLMMDIKDNILLPNYQKFANGGIINIPKSLSTALDYVGKLRIKIASPFQRVENLSGGNQQKVIIAKWLLANPKVLILDEPTRGIDVGAKFEIYNLMNQFVEHGVGIVMISSELPEILGMSDRILVMQKGKIAGELMADEATQEKIMTLATGGR, from the coding sequence ATGAGCGAGTATATTCTTGAAATGGTTCACATAACAAAGGAATTTCCGGGCGTCAAAGCACTTGACGATGTAACATTCAAAGTTAAAAAAGGCGAAATCCACGCTCTTGTTGGTGAAAATGGTGCGGGTAAGTCAACTTTGATGAAGATATTAAGCGGTGTGTATCCATATGGGACTTATTCGGGGGATATCTTTATTGAAGGCAAAAAACAACATTTTAGAAACATAAAAGACAGCGAACATGCAGGGGTTGCAATAATTTACCAAGAGCTTACTCTTGTAAAGGGTATGACTGTTGGCGAAAATATCTTTCTTGGCAGAGAACCTGTTGTAAACGGGATTATAAACTGGAACAAGGTTTATGCAGATTCCAAAAAACTTTTTGAAAAGTTGAACATTGAGATAGATGTTTATGAAAAGGTTGAAAATTTAGGAATAGGCCAGCAACAGATGGTAGAAATTGCAAAGGCTATTTCAAAAGATAGTAAGATTTTAATACTTGATGAACCAACAGCAGCACTTACAGAAAGTGAAACAAAACAGCTTTTTAGAATTTTGAAAGATCTCAAAAACCACGGTGTAACATGCATATATATATCTCACAGGCTTGAAGAAATCTTTGAGATAGCAGACACAGTAACAGTTTTAAGAGACGGCAAGACAATCTCAACAGATCCAATATCAGCATTAACAGAAGATGAGATAATACGAAGAATGGTAGGTCGTGAACTTACCCAAAGGTTTCCAAAAGTACCGCACAAGGCAAAAAGAACGATTATGGAAGTTAGAAACTTTTCTGTTTATGACAAAGACAATCCAGAAAAGAAAATTATTGATAATGTAAGCTTTGAGATAAAAGAAGGAGAGATTTTAGGGATTTCAGGTCTCATGGGGGCAGGAAGAACAGAGCTTTTTATGAGCATATTTGGTGCATATCCCGGAAGAAAAGAAGGAGAAATCTGGCTTGATGGAAAGAAGATAGAGATAAATAATCCAAGAGAGGCGATAGAGCACGGGATATGCTATCTTTCAGAAGACAGAAAACGATATGGGCTTGTGCTCATGATGGATATAAAGGACAACATTTTACTCCCGAACTATCAGAAGTTTGCCAACGGCGGGATAATAAATATTCCAAAGTCGCTTAGCACAGCTTTAGATTATGTTGGGAAGCTCAGAATAAAAATAGCTTCACCTTTTCAGAGAGTTGAAAACCTAAGCGGTGGTAACCAGCAGAAGGTCATCATAGCTAAATGGCTTTTGGCAAATCCAAAGGTCTTGATCTTGGATGAGCCTACAAGAGGTATTGATGTTGGTGCAAAGTTTGAGATTTATAATCTTATGAACCAGTTTGTAGAACATGGTGTTGGAATTGTCATGATTTCATCAGAACTTCCTGAGATTTTGGGTATGTCTGATAGAATACTTGTTATGCAAAAGGGCAAAATTGCAGGAGAACTCATGGCCGATGAGGCAACTCAGGAAAAGATTATGACTTTAGCAACAGGAGGAAGATAA
- a CDS encoding sensor histidine kinase has translation MKIFFNTYRAKLIFFILTFVFITITINLLIQINVNFLHNYFDRTYHNIESINTITNNFGTIRRSIQSYVISGDSDSILNVYDSLNSISYELNQLSCQSEDEIVYKRSITNIYKTINDNIDMVILFKKQGKDYTKKLSETIESLEYANYFLQKFTQSKINHSVEYYNSLKSSIRKITNTNYVVIVLWFVLSIVVSLLFTKELTEPISRLAHYSNKVAKGELNFSIPKVEPTDELGILNNSFSDMLENIKDMLKRLEDKAELEKELAKKEIEMVRYQQALQEAELKSLQSQINPHFLFNTLNTLAQMAMLENADKTYDMLIKTSNYLRYSVQNINKLVTLNEEIENVKNYVFIHNIRFRNKINLEIDIEKDIEDAKIPSMILQPIVENSIVHGFAKKREGTIKIVAKKHYSNYVKIQIIDNGSGIEPKVLEEITKKSFVSKTSTGIGIENIKKRLEFFFGIKEPIFIESKKNIGTTVTITIPYIN, from the coding sequence ATGAAAATTTTTTTTAACACATACAGGGCAAAACTTATATTTTTTATTTTAACATTTGTTTTTATAACAATTACAATAAATCTTTTGATTCAGATTAATGTCAATTTTCTTCATAACTACTTTGATAGAACATACCACAACATAGAAAGCATAAATACCATAACAAATAACTTTGGAACAATAAGAAGGAGCATTCAATCTTATGTTATTTCAGGAGACTCAGATTCTATTTTAAACGTTTATGATAGCCTGAATTCTATATCTTATGAACTAAATCAGCTCAGTTGTCAGAGCGAAGACGAAATTGTTTATAAAAGAAGTATAACTAATATATACAAAACAATAAATGACAATATTGATATGGTGATACTTTTTAAGAAACAGGGAAAAGATTACACAAAAAAACTTTCTGAAACCATTGAAAGCTTAGAATATGCAAATTATTTTTTGCAAAAGTTTACACAAAGTAAAATAAATCACAGCGTTGAATATTATAATAGTTTGAAAAGTTCTATTCGAAAAATTACAAATACGAATTATGTAGTAATAGTATTGTGGTTTGTGCTATCAATAGTTGTGAGTCTCCTTTTTACAAAAGAGTTAACCGAACCAATATCAAGGCTTGCACATTATTCAAATAAGGTTGCAAAAGGAGAACTCAATTTTTCAATACCAAAGGTTGAACCTACAGATGAACTGGGAATTTTAAATAATTCATTTAGCGACATGCTTGAAAACATCAAAGACATGCTCAAAAGACTTGAAGATAAAGCTGAGCTTGAAAAAGAACTTGCAAAAAAAGAAATAGAAATGGTGAGGTATCAACAGGCTCTACAAGAAGCTGAGTTAAAATCACTTCAATCTCAAATAAATCCTCACTTTTTATTCAATACACTAAATACCCTTGCTCAAATGGCAATGCTGGAAAATGCAGATAAAACTTATGATATGCTTATAAAAACTTCTAATTATCTCAGATATTCTGTCCAAAACATTAATAAACTTGTAACGCTAAATGAAGAAATTGAAAATGTGAAGAATTATGTATTTATTCATAATATAAGATTTAGAAATAAAATCAATCTTGAAATTGATATCGAAAAAGATATTGAAGATGCAAAAATACCAAGCATGATACTTCAGCCCATAGTTGAAAATTCTATCGTTCATGGATTTGCAAAAAAGAGAGAAGGAACAATAAAAATAGTTGCAAAAAAACATTACTCTAATTATGTAAAAATTCAAATTATTGATAATGGCAGTGGTATAGAACCTAAAGTATTAGAAGAAATTACAAAAAAATCTTTTGTTTCTAAGACTTCTACAGGTATAGGTATTGAAAATATCAAAAAACGGCTTGAGTTTTTCTTTGGAATAAAAGAGCCTATTTTTATTGAGTCAAAGAAAAATATTGGAACAACAGTGACAATCACTATTCCCTATATAAACTAA